A genomic segment from Kyrpidia tusciae DSM 2912 encodes:
- the trpD gene encoding anthranilate phosphoribosyltransferase — MRDVLEQLLRGEDLSEAEAQAAMEQVMSGKATHAQVGAFLTALRIKGERVEEISGFAKAMRKFAQPLPVDGDKVIDTCGTGGDGARTFNVSTAAALVAAAAGAKVAKHGNRSVSSRSGSADVLAALGVEVNLSPEEAAQCLEEVGLCFLFAPSYHGAMRHAMAPRKELGFRTVFNILGPLTNPAGARRQVMGTFAQDLVEKTARVLLRLGANHAWVVHGMEDHLDELSVSGPSFVAEVKDGAVRTFVLNPEDAGLTRSPLSEVAGGDARENAAIILDVLSGKRGGARDIVVLNAAAGLHVAGIAPTLEAGVTLAQRMLDEGRAKETLDRLVEVTKALAGRRDESAPAVKGGVAG, encoded by the coding sequence ATGAGGGATGTGCTCGAACAGTTGCTCCGCGGGGAGGACTTGTCCGAGGCCGAGGCTCAGGCGGCCATGGAACAGGTCATGAGCGGAAAGGCGACCCACGCCCAGGTCGGGGCGTTTCTTACTGCCTTGAGGATCAAAGGAGAACGGGTGGAAGAGATCTCAGGTTTTGCCAAAGCCATGCGAAAGTTTGCCCAGCCCCTTCCCGTGGATGGGGATAAGGTGATTGACACCTGCGGTACCGGCGGCGACGGAGCCCGGACTTTCAACGTATCGACGGCGGCGGCGTTGGTGGCCGCGGCAGCCGGGGCCAAAGTGGCCAAGCACGGCAACCGGAGCGTGTCCAGCCGGAGCGGGAGTGCGGACGTCTTGGCGGCTTTAGGGGTGGAGGTAAACCTCTCCCCCGAGGAAGCGGCCCAGTGTCTGGAGGAAGTGGGGTTGTGTTTTCTGTTCGCGCCCAGTTATCACGGGGCGATGCGCCATGCCATGGCGCCGCGCAAGGAACTGGGTTTCCGGACGGTGTTTAACATTTTGGGTCCACTGACGAATCCCGCCGGGGCCCGACGCCAGGTGATGGGGACTTTCGCGCAGGATCTCGTGGAAAAGACGGCCAGGGTGCTGTTGCGACTCGGTGCGAACCACGCTTGGGTGGTGCACGGGATGGAAGATCACTTGGATGAGCTGAGCGTCAGCGGGCCGAGCTTCGTGGCGGAAGTGAAGGACGGGGCGGTGCGCACCTTTGTCTTGAATCCCGAAGACGCAGGATTGACCCGGTCGCCCCTCAGTGAAGTGGCGGGAGGCGACGCCCGGGAAAACGCAGCCATCATTCTGGACGTGCTGAGTGGAAAACGCGGTGGAGCCCGGGACATCGTTGTTCTGAACGCGGCGGCCGGCCTTCACGTGGCGGGAATTGCCCCGACCTTGGAGGCGGGAGTGACTCTAGCCCAGCGGATGTTGGACGAAGGTCGGGCGAAGGAAACGCTCGATCGGCTGGTGGAAGTCACGAAAGCTTTGGCCGGGCGGCGGGACGAGAGCGCCCCAGCGGTGAAAGGTGGGGTGGCGGGGTGA
- the aroB gene encoding 3-dehydroquinate synthase yields MSLWDEVWDVVWVELGDRRYPIVVADGALDQAGKWMREVGLSPGSAQLIVTDETVDRAGYPRRVAAALTAEGVRVETAVVPAGEPTKSLEWASRLWEAALAAGLDRRSTIWAVGGGMVGDLAGFVAATYMRGIAFVQVPTTWLAHDAAVGGKVAINLPEAKNVVGAFHQPRLVLYDPTVLDSLSTRDVASGLAEVVKHACIRDAELFHELAERGNELLHLAGPDRGRLLARSCAIKARVVEEDEKESGARAHLNFGHTLGHSLETLGDYRRYRHGEAVAVGMVFAALLSEDWLGAPPETGERIARLLEGIGLPVRIPEEFTDDDLIHPMYKDKKMIGGRLTFVLLEDIGRARSVTGIPEEAVRRVLGRHRRQFPPRG; encoded by the coding sequence ATGAGCCTTTGGGATGAAGTGTGGGACGTGGTGTGGGTGGAGCTCGGGGATCGGCGGTACCCCATCGTGGTTGCGGACGGCGCCCTGGACCAGGCGGGAAAATGGATGCGCGAGGTGGGACTATCGCCGGGGTCCGCCCAGCTCATCGTAACCGATGAAACGGTGGATCGTGCGGGCTACCCCCGGCGGGTGGCCGCGGCTTTGACCGCCGAGGGGGTCCGGGTGGAGACGGCGGTCGTCCCCGCCGGGGAACCGACAAAATCCTTGGAATGGGCATCCCGGTTGTGGGAGGCGGCCCTGGCGGCGGGACTGGACCGGCGTTCGACCATCTGGGCCGTGGGAGGCGGGATGGTCGGGGATCTGGCGGGGTTTGTGGCTGCAACCTATATGCGGGGGATCGCCTTCGTCCAGGTGCCCACCACGTGGCTCGCCCACGATGCGGCGGTGGGCGGAAAAGTGGCGATCAATCTCCCCGAGGCCAAGAATGTGGTGGGCGCCTTTCATCAACCGCGCTTGGTGCTGTATGATCCCACGGTTCTGGATAGCCTTTCCACCCGGGACGTGGCCTCGGGGTTGGCGGAAGTGGTGAAACACGCCTGCATCCGAGACGCCGAATTGTTTCATGAGCTGGCGGAGCGAGGGAACGAGTTATTGCACCTTGCTGGCCCGGACCGTGGGCGGCTGTTGGCCCGGTCTTGTGCGATTAAAGCCCGGGTGGTGGAAGAAGACGAGAAGGAGAGCGGTGCCCGGGCTCATTTGAATTTTGGTCACACGCTGGGGCATTCCCTGGAGACACTGGGAGATTACCGCCGTTATCGCCACGGCGAAGCGGTGGCGGTGGGCATGGTGTTTGCGGCCCTCCTGTCCGAAGACTGGCTGGGGGCCCCACCCGAGACCGGCGAAAGGATTGCCCGTTTATTAGAAGGAATCGGATTGCCTGTGAGGATTCCCGAAGAATTTACCGATGATGATCTGATCCATCCCATGTACAAAGACAAGAAGATGATCGGTGGGCGGTTGACCTTCGTGTTGTTAGAAGACATTGGCCGGGCCCGGTCTGTGACCGGGATTCCAGAAGAGGCGGTGCGGCGGGTGCTCGGCCGCCATCGGCGCCAGTTTCCCCCTCGAGGGTAA
- the aroC gene encoding chorismate synthase: MLRFLTAGESHGPELTAIVEGLPSRLPIRSALIDEQLRRRQQGHGRGGRMRIESDRVEITSGLRFGLTLGTPLTMRIRNRDWENWKTKMAVEGDPPPEAKPVTKPRPGHADLAGVLKYNHDDVRNVLERSSARNTATLVAVGSVARQLLAPFGIRIFSHVVEIGGVEAKKFPKTLEQIADAAELSTVRCADPEAAEKMVEAIDQARREGNTLGGVFEVVALGVPPGLGSYAHPDRRLDGRLAGALMSIQAIKGVEVGLGFTAARLPGSEVHDEIGYDPEKGYTRDTNHAGGIEGGVSNGQPVVVRAAMKPIPTLYKPLRSVDIHSKESFQASVERSDTCAVPAAAVVGEAMTAWVLALCFREKFSGDSLEEVKAQYRAYMEMVSRR, encoded by the coding sequence ATGCTGCGTTTTTTGACGGCGGGGGAATCCCACGGGCCGGAGCTCACGGCGATCGTGGAAGGGTTACCCAGCCGGCTGCCGATCCGGTCGGCGCTCATTGACGAACAATTGCGAAGGCGTCAGCAAGGGCATGGCCGGGGGGGACGGATGCGCATTGAAAGCGACCGAGTGGAGATCACCAGTGGTCTGCGCTTCGGCCTGACCCTCGGCACGCCGCTTACGATGCGGATTAGAAACCGTGATTGGGAGAATTGGAAAACGAAAATGGCGGTGGAAGGGGATCCGCCCCCCGAGGCGAAACCCGTCACCAAACCCCGGCCCGGCCACGCGGATCTGGCCGGGGTGCTCAAATATAACCACGATGACGTGCGCAATGTGCTGGAGCGCTCCAGTGCCCGCAATACCGCAACTTTGGTGGCGGTGGGGTCGGTGGCCCGGCAATTGCTCGCGCCGTTTGGCATCCGGATTTTTAGCCATGTGGTGGAGATCGGCGGCGTGGAAGCCAAAAAGTTTCCGAAAACCCTGGAGCAGATTGCCGATGCGGCAGAGTTGTCCACGGTGCGGTGCGCCGACCCCGAGGCTGCGGAGAAAATGGTGGAGGCCATCGACCAAGCCCGGCGGGAGGGCAACACCCTGGGTGGCGTGTTTGAAGTGGTGGCTTTGGGAGTGCCCCCGGGGTTGGGGAGTTATGCCCACCCGGATCGGCGACTGGACGGCCGTCTGGCCGGGGCACTGATGAGCATTCAGGCGATCAAAGGCGTCGAGGTGGGGTTGGGATTTACGGCGGCCCGGTTGCCGGGGTCCGAGGTGCACGATGAGATCGGGTACGATCCGGAGAAGGGGTATACCCGGGACACCAATCACGCCGGGGGGATTGAGGGCGGGGTCAGCAATGGCCAACCCGTGGTGGTCCGGGCGGCGATGAAGCCGATCCCGACTTTGTACAAGCCTCTGCGGAGTGTGGATATTCATAGTAAAGAGTCGTTTCAAGCCAGTGTGGAGCGGTCGGACACCTGTGCCGTGCCGGCGGCCGCGGTGGTGGGCGAGGCGATGACCGCCTGGGTGCTGGCCCTTTGCTTTCGGGAGAAGTTTTCCGGGGATTCTTTGGAAGAGGTCAAAGCCCAGTACCGGGCGTACATGGAGATGGTGAGCCGCCGATGA
- a CDS encoding RluA family pseudouridine synthase, with the protein MERQPQVFRYIAGAEDRGKTLEEILRRGGLSGRRIRRLAREKKILVNGRVSFLAKPMKPGDRVEADLREIGRKAGTTESNPSIPILYEDDWVLVIDKPAGLVVHAPAPARRTGRPGTTSLADILHSRGAAANPPWVPHLVHRLDRDTGGVLLAAKSAHIHARLDRALREGGIHRIYSVVAEGNAMEIPERIELPVAPDPGRPGRFRPAEPGDAGAKPAVTRVCGRRFIPLPAPAAPRGSPLDEPRWSALSGVTFLDVSLETGRTHQIRVHLSALGHPILGDRWYGSRHPNLPLMLFARSLTFPHPADGHSVEVAAPFPETWRPWLTGAPAGET; encoded by the coding sequence GTGGAACGACAACCGCAAGTGTTTCGCTATATCGCCGGAGCTGAGGATCGCGGGAAAACGCTGGAAGAGATTCTGCGCCGGGGCGGGCTGTCCGGCCGCAGGATCCGTCGCCTGGCGCGGGAGAAAAAAATTCTCGTCAACGGCCGGGTCAGTTTTTTGGCCAAACCGATGAAACCCGGGGACCGGGTGGAGGCGGACCTGCGGGAGATCGGACGAAAAGCGGGGACAACCGAATCCAACCCGTCCATCCCCATCCTATATGAGGACGACTGGGTGCTGGTGATCGATAAACCCGCGGGACTCGTCGTTCACGCGCCGGCCCCTGCCCGGCGCACCGGGCGACCGGGGACCACCTCTCTGGCGGATATTCTCCACAGCCGGGGGGCCGCCGCCAACCCGCCCTGGGTGCCCCATCTGGTTCACCGGCTGGACCGGGACACCGGCGGGGTGCTGCTGGCGGCCAAATCGGCGCACATCCACGCCCGTTTAGACCGAGCGCTTCGAGAAGGGGGCATACACCGGATTTATTCCGTCGTCGCGGAGGGAAACGCCATGGAAATCCCCGAACGCATTGAGCTTCCCGTCGCACCAGACCCGGGCCGCCCGGGGAGATTCCGTCCAGCCGAACCGGGGGATGCCGGCGCCAAACCCGCCGTGACTCGGGTCTGTGGACGGAGGTTCATCCCGTTGCCGGCGCCGGCCGCGCCCCGGGGCTCGCCCTTGGACGAGCCCCGTTGGAGCGCCCTCAGCGGAGTCACCTTTCTCGACGTCTCCCTGGAGACCGGGCGCACCCACCAGATCCGCGTTCATCTCTCGGCTCTGGGCCACCCGATCCTGGGCGACCGTTGGTACGGCAGCCGGCACCCGAATCTGCCCTTGATGCTGTTCGCCCGAAGCCTCACCTTTCCCCATCCCGCTGATGGGCACAGCGTAGAGGTCGCAGCCCCGTTCCCCGAGACTTGGCGCCCGTGGCTGACAGGCGCCCCGGCGGGCGAAACCTGA
- the ytxJ gene encoding bacillithiol system redox-active protein YtxJ, translated as MPQWREITTHEEWLDVLEKSCERSVLVFKHSTSCPISANAWKEFQSYLSGTPDENTEYVVVKVIESRDVSNAVANDLNVVHQSPQVLLIRNKKAVWDTSHRNITQSAIRQALG; from the coding sequence ATGCCCCAATGGAGAGAAATCACAACCCATGAGGAGTGGCTGGACGTATTGGAGAAATCTTGTGAACGATCCGTTCTTGTTTTCAAGCACAGTACCAGTTGCCCCATCAGTGCGAACGCATGGAAGGAATTTCAGTCCTATCTGAGCGGAACTCCGGACGAAAACACCGAGTATGTCGTGGTGAAGGTCATTGAGTCGCGCGATGTCTCCAACGCCGTCGCCAATGATCTGAACGTCGTTCACCAATCGCCCCAAGTCCTGCTCATTCGCAATAAAAAGGCGGTTTGGGACACCTCACATCGGAATATTACTCAGAGCGCCATTCGTCAAGCGCTTGGTTGA
- a CDS encoding DsbA family oxidoreductase, whose translation MKIEFFHDVLCAWCYVISPRVRQLAEEFPDVEIVHRSFALAPGPEDIGRMFGSKERAKREILNHWKAANANDDERRIRAELMETRDFDYPHSLPGLMACKAAEFQGGQRAHWDYFDRVQKAHLTECRNIADGEVLLDCAGEVGLDVERFEQDFQSDRARQAVEDDVRRARELGIRAVPSLVGTGSLLVGAQRYDSLKTWYINQQDPR comes from the coding sequence ATGAAAATCGAGTTTTTCCACGACGTCCTTTGTGCTTGGTGTTATGTGATATCACCTCGTGTCAGGCAGCTTGCGGAAGAGTTTCCGGACGTGGAGATCGTTCACCGTTCCTTTGCATTGGCGCCGGGACCGGAAGACATCGGCAGGATGTTCGGCTCGAAAGAGAGAGCCAAGCGCGAAATTTTGAATCATTGGAAAGCGGCGAATGCAAACGATGACGAGCGCCGCATTCGTGCCGAGTTGATGGAGACGCGGGACTTTGACTATCCTCATTCCCTGCCCGGTCTCATGGCCTGCAAAGCGGCGGAATTTCAGGGAGGGCAACGAGCACACTGGGATTATTTTGACCGGGTGCAAAAAGCTCACCTGACGGAATGCAGAAACATTGCAGACGGGGAGGTCCTTCTCGACTGTGCCGGGGAGGTCGGCCTTGACGTCGAAAGGTTTGAACAAGATTTCCAGAGCGATCGGGCCCGGCAGGCGGTGGAAGACGACGTCCGTCGCGCCCGGGAGCTGGGCATACGCGCTGTGCCTTCACTTGTCGGCACCGGTTCCCTCCTCGTCGGGGCTCAGAGATATGACAGCCTGAAAACGTGGTACATCAACCAACAAGATCCGCGCTGA
- a CDS encoding acyl-CoA dehydrogenase family protein, protein MEHWLFTKEHEQFRTAVRRWVEKEIAPRVEEWEREGRVPREMYRRAGELGYLGLKFPEAYGGSDDLLADAIFVEEIARCGSGGAAAALTATTGIGATPIWRFGNEEQKRRYLVPAIRGEKIAALGVTEPDAGSDVASMRTVARREGDHYVLTGSKMFITGGASADYVCVAAKTDPSAGHRGVSMFIVEAGMPGFSVGRTLRKLGWRASDTAELILDGVQVPAENLVGEENQGFRYIMINFQWERIMLALSSVAAAEKALEDALRYSRERTQFGRPIGTFQALRHKMVDMAVDIEKARSLTYRALYLYARGEDVTVAASMAKAYAGEMVNRVTDAALQIHGGNGYMMEYPVQRYWRDARIMSIGGGTTQIMYEILTKRLGIV, encoded by the coding sequence ATGGAGCACTGGCTGTTCACAAAGGAGCATGAGCAGTTCCGGACGGCGGTCCGGCGCTGGGTGGAAAAGGAAATCGCCCCCCGGGTGGAGGAGTGGGAGCGGGAGGGACGGGTGCCCCGGGAGATGTACCGCCGGGCCGGGGAGCTCGGGTATCTCGGGTTGAAGTTTCCGGAAGCGTACGGCGGCAGTGATGACCTGTTGGCCGACGCCATCTTCGTGGAGGAGATCGCCCGCTGCGGGTCCGGGGGCGCGGCCGCAGCCTTGACGGCGACGACGGGGATCGGGGCGACGCCCATCTGGCGGTTCGGAAATGAGGAACAGAAGCGCCGCTATCTGGTCCCGGCGATCCGGGGGGAGAAAATCGCCGCCCTGGGGGTCACGGAACCCGATGCGGGGTCGGATGTGGCCTCCATGCGCACCGTGGCCCGGCGGGAGGGGGATCACTACGTTCTGACCGGCAGCAAAATGTTCATCACCGGCGGGGCGTCGGCCGATTATGTGTGCGTGGCGGCAAAAACGGATCCCTCGGCGGGGCATCGGGGCGTGAGTATGTTCATCGTCGAGGCGGGGATGCCCGGATTTTCCGTCGGGCGGACGCTGAGGAAACTCGGCTGGCGGGCCTCGGACACGGCGGAGTTGATCCTGGATGGGGTGCAGGTGCCGGCGGAGAACCTCGTCGGCGAAGAAAACCAGGGATTTCGCTATATTATGATCAATTTTCAATGGGAGCGGATCATGTTGGCCCTCTCCAGCGTGGCGGCGGCGGAAAAAGCCCTGGAGGACGCCCTGCGCTACAGCCGCGAGCGCACCCAGTTCGGCAGGCCCATCGGCACGTTTCAAGCGCTGCGGCACAAAATGGTGGACATGGCGGTGGATATCGAAAAGGCCCGGAGCCTGACTTACCGGGCGCTTTATCTGTATGCCCGGGGAGAAGATGTGACGGTGGCGGCGAGCATGGCCAAAGCGTACGCCGGGGAGATGGTGAACCGGGTGACGGACGCCGCCCTGCAGATTCACGGCGGCAACGGCTACATGATGGAATATCCGGTGCAGCGCTATTGGCGGGATGCGAGGATCATGTCCATCGGTGGGGGGACCACCCAGATTATGTATGAAATTCTGACCAAACGGCTGGGAATTGTGTAA
- a CDS encoding acyl-CoA dehydrogenase family protein has translation MDRMPYPPYFTEEHDRLRESVRRFVEKEVKPYVDEWEEQGEFPKSILRRMGELGFLGLRYPEEVGGQGGDYFSSIVMAEELARCGAGGFPMAVAVQTEMATPPILKFGTPEQKKQFLEPALRGEKLACLGITEPDHGSDVAGIETRARREGDGWVIRGRKLFITNGPRADFITLVARTSDEPGYRGISLFLVEMDRPGVSVGRKLDKVGMRSSDTAELVFDDVWVPAESLLGEEGKGFYQIMWELQGERMIAAAGAVATAQYAHELALAYAKERRQFGRPIAGFQVVSHLLAEMAVEIEACRQLTYSVAWRFARGEVPSKEISMAKLAASQTAFWVVDRALQIFGGNGYMAEYPIERLWRDVRLNRIGAGTDEIMKEIISKEMGL, from the coding sequence ATGGACAGGATGCCGTATCCGCCCTATTTTACAGAAGAACACGACCGGTTGCGGGAATCGGTGCGCCGATTTGTCGAAAAAGAAGTAAAACCTTATGTGGACGAATGGGAAGAGCAGGGGGAGTTCCCGAAGTCGATCCTGCGCCGCATGGGGGAGCTGGGGTTCCTCGGCCTGCGGTACCCCGAAGAGGTGGGCGGGCAAGGGGGAGATTATTTTTCCAGCATCGTGATGGCTGAAGAGTTGGCCCGGTGCGGGGCGGGGGGATTCCCGATGGCCGTCGCCGTCCAGACGGAGATGGCGACGCCGCCGATCCTGAAGTTCGGCACCCCGGAGCAGAAAAAACAATTTCTGGAACCCGCCCTGCGGGGAGAGAAGTTGGCCTGCCTCGGCATCACCGAGCCGGATCACGGGTCGGACGTTGCGGGGATTGAGACCCGGGCCCGCCGGGAGGGGGACGGATGGGTGATCCGGGGAAGAAAACTCTTTATCACCAATGGCCCCCGGGCGGATTTTATCACCCTGGTGGCCCGGACCTCGGATGAGCCGGGGTATCGGGGGATAAGTCTGTTCTTGGTGGAGATGGACCGCCCCGGCGTCTCGGTGGGGCGGAAACTCGACAAAGTCGGCATGCGCTCTTCGGACACGGCGGAGCTTGTGTTCGACGATGTTTGGGTCCCGGCGGAGAGTCTGCTGGGGGAGGAAGGGAAGGGCTTCTATCAGATCATGTGGGAGCTGCAGGGAGAGCGGATGATCGCCGCGGCGGGAGCCGTGGCCACCGCCCAGTACGCCCATGAGCTGGCGCTGGCCTATGCAAAGGAACGCCGGCAGTTCGGCCGGCCCATCGCCGGGTTCCAGGTGGTGTCGCACCTTCTGGCGGAAATGGCGGTGGAGATCGAGGCCTGCCGGCAGCTCACTTACTCCGTCGCTTGGCGGTTTGCCCGGGGCGAGGTCCCGAGCAAGGAGATCTCCATGGCCAAACTGGCGGCCAGTCAGACAGCCTTTTGGGTGGTGGACCGGGCCCTGCAGATTTTCGGGGGCAATGGCTATATGGCCGAGTATCCCATCGAGCGCCTGTGGCGGGACGTGCGACTCAATCGCATCGGAGCCGGAACGGATGAGATCATGAAAGAGATCATCAGCAAGGAAATGGGCCTGTGA
- a CDS encoding AMP-binding protein, with amino-acid sequence MDAVSVVNRVALGDILRRSARRFPDKTALVDGETRVTYRELDERTNQFAHYLLSSGLAPGDRVATICQNSHLFVTAYSGIQKAGMVWVPINPGLGPDDVRYILDHSEARVAVADDLILADPRRREAIAGHVERLLVIPYEGLDLGQVGISFELTLDGQPGEEPDVDIADRDLAQIMYTSGTTGRPKGVMHSHLSVFVATLSNLIEMDVRRDDIATAMMPLFHCAQHVMTTGFLHIGTTNVIIRRFDPVALMQTVERERITWVFALPMMYRALLDHPERRRFDLSSLRYCLYAMAPMDERTLRRAIGELCPNFALGTGQTEMYPGTMIFAPEEQLRRFGSYWGASTIINDTAVMDDEGRILGPGQVGEVVHRGPNAMMGYYKQPEATEESRKFGWHHTGDLGMWDPDGQLIFVDRKKDMVKTGGENVPSIKVETVLLAHPGVANAAVVGLPHPKWSEAVTAFVVRKPGSQVTEEALLAHCREHLGGFEVPKMIRMVEQLPLTTTGKVQKHVLREQYRDLYAEGPSHGQG; translated from the coding sequence ATGGACGCGGTGTCGGTGGTCAACCGGGTGGCCCTGGGGGATATCCTGCGGCGGAGCGCCCGGCGGTTTCCGGATAAGACGGCCCTGGTGGACGGAGAGACTCGGGTGACGTATCGGGAGTTGGACGAGAGGACCAATCAATTCGCCCATTATTTGTTGTCGTCCGGTTTGGCCCCCGGAGACCGGGTGGCGACGATTTGTCAGAATTCGCATCTCTTTGTGACGGCCTATTCGGGGATTCAAAAAGCGGGGATGGTGTGGGTGCCCATCAACCCCGGACTCGGGCCCGATGACGTGCGGTACATCCTCGACCATTCCGAAGCCCGGGTCGCGGTGGCAGATGATCTCATTCTTGCCGACCCCCGGCGGCGGGAGGCCATCGCCGGGCATGTGGAACGGCTGCTGGTAATTCCTTACGAGGGGTTGGACCTGGGCCAAGTAGGGATCTCCTTCGAGTTGACCCTGGACGGCCAGCCCGGCGAAGAACCGGATGTGGACATTGCCGACCGGGATCTGGCCCAGATCATGTATACCAGCGGAACCACCGGGCGGCCCAAAGGGGTGATGCATTCGCACCTGTCGGTGTTCGTGGCGACCTTGAGCAACCTTATCGAGATGGACGTGCGCCGGGACGATATCGCCACGGCGATGATGCCGCTTTTCCACTGTGCCCAGCACGTCATGACCACCGGCTTTTTGCACATCGGCACCACCAACGTGATCATCCGGCGTTTTGATCCGGTGGCGCTTATGCAAACCGTGGAGCGGGAGCGAATCACCTGGGTGTTCGCCCTGCCCATGATGTACCGGGCCTTGCTCGACCACCCGGAGCGAAGGCGGTTCGACCTGTCGTCCCTGCGCTACTGCCTGTACGCCATGGCCCCGATGGATGAGCGGACTCTCCGCCGGGCCATCGGAGAGTTGTGCCCGAATTTCGCTCTGGGAACGGGTCAGACCGAAATGTATCCCGGCACGATGATTTTCGCGCCGGAAGAGCAGCTCCGCCGGTTCGGCTCGTACTGGGGCGCGTCCACCATCATCAACGACACGGCGGTGATGGACGATGAGGGCCGGATTCTTGGCCCTGGCCAGGTGGGCGAAGTGGTCCACCGCGGACCGAACGCCATGATGGGCTACTATAAGCAACCCGAGGCCACGGAAGAAAGTCGAAAATTCGGGTGGCATCACACCGGGGATCTCGGCATGTGGGATCCCGACGGCCAGCTCATTTTTGTCGACCGCAAAAAAGACATGGTAAAAACCGGCGGGGAAAATGTGCCCTCGATCAAGGTGGAGACAGTGCTCTTGGCACATCCCGGAGTGGCCAATGCCGCGGTGGTGGGTTTGCCCCACCCGAAATGGTCCGAGGCGGTCACAGCTTTTGTGGTGCGAAAGCCGGGGTCGCAGGTGACGGAGGAGGCACTCCTCGCCCACTGCCGGGAACATCTCGGTGGCTTCGAGGTGCCGAAGATGATTCGCATGGTGGAGCAATTGCCACTCACCACCACGGGGAAGGTGCAAAAGCACGTGCTGCGGGAACAATATCGGGACCTGTACGCCGAAGGCCCGTCTCACGGGCAGGGGTGA
- a CDS encoding acyl-CoA carboxylase subunit beta, with protein MGEREQRVIRERQRIQRGGPPRGHQKQAEAGKKFVRDRLALFFDDQEPYTEFGQFARWPDEELPGDGVVTGTGRIDGRTVFFAANDFTVKAGSIGRYHGEKLVRAQEAALRARKPMLYLVDSSGARIDETGGHHVDKGSAGRLFYMHSIMSGSVPQVGVLYGTCFAGTAYTPVFTDLLVMMKDAAMAIASPRMVEMAIGQKVGPRELGGAQVHLKNGSAHFVVDSEEEAGALVRRIFSYLPDSSENSPPPGELREPALDPAAIDEIIPADPNRPYDVHRLIDAVVDRDSFLEVKAGYADELVTGFARLGGRVIGVVANQPAVKGGTLFPESSDKGAEFVWMCDAYNIPLLFLVDTPGFMVGTAVEKNAILRRGRKFIFATSCATVPRICVVVRKAYGAGIYAMSGPAYDPELTLALPSAEIAVMGPEAAINAVYFNKLQAVEDPVERDRLVARLREEYRAGYDIFKLAGQMVVDELIPPRELRNELLRYFEIYADKKISLPPRKHATIL; from the coding sequence ATGGGTGAACGGGAGCAGCGGGTGATTCGGGAGAGGCAGCGCATCCAGCGGGGCGGGCCTCCCCGGGGGCATCAGAAACAGGCCGAGGCGGGGAAAAAGTTTGTCCGGGATCGGCTGGCCCTGTTTTTCGACGACCAGGAACCTTACACAGAATTCGGTCAATTCGCCCGCTGGCCGGACGAGGAGCTGCCGGGAGATGGCGTCGTCACGGGAACCGGCCGGATCGACGGGCGGACCGTCTTTTTTGCCGCCAATGATTTTACCGTCAAGGCCGGATCCATCGGTCGGTACCACGGGGAAAAACTCGTCCGCGCTCAGGAGGCGGCCCTGCGGGCGCGAAAGCCCATGTTATACTTGGTGGATTCTTCCGGGGCCCGGATCGACGAGACCGGAGGACACCATGTGGACAAGGGAAGCGCCGGAAGACTGTTTTACATGCACAGTATCATGTCCGGTTCGGTCCCACAGGTGGGCGTGCTGTACGGCACCTGTTTCGCCGGTACCGCCTACACCCCGGTGTTCACGGACCTTTTAGTGATGATGAAGGATGCGGCCATGGCTATCGCGTCGCCCCGAATGGTGGAGATGGCGATCGGACAAAAGGTTGGACCTCGGGAACTCGGTGGAGCCCAGGTTCATCTGAAAAACGGATCGGCCCATTTTGTAGTGGACAGCGAAGAAGAGGCCGGGGCCTTGGTTCGGCGGATTTTTTCCTATCTTCCTGATTCGAGTGAAAATTCGCCTCCTCCAGGGGAGCTCCGGGAGCCGGCACTGGATCCGGCAGCTATTGACGAGATCATTCCCGCCGACCCGAACCGCCCCTACGACGTACACCGCCTGATCGATGCTGTCGTGGACCGGGACAGTTTTCTTGAAGTCAAGGCCGGGTACGCCGATGAACTGGTGACGGGCTTTGCCCGCCTGGGGGGGCGGGTGATCGGGGTGGTGGCCAACCAGCCGGCGGTGAAAGGGGGGACGCTCTTTCCGGAGAGCTCGGATAAAGGGGCGGAATTCGTGTGGATGTGCGACGCTTATAACATCCCGCTCCTGTTTCTCGTCGACACCCCGGGATTCATGGTGGGCACGGCGGTGGAGAAAAATGCGATCCTTCGGCGGGGACGCAAGTTCATTTTCGCCACGTCCTGCGCCACCGTCCCCAGGATCTGCGTGGTGGTTCGCAAGGCCTACGGGGCGGGGATCTATGCCATGTCCGGGCCTGCCTATGATCCAGAGCTGACTCTGGCTCTACCCTCGGCGGAGATCGCGGTCATGGGGCCCGAGGCAGCGATCAACGCGGTCTATTTCAATAAGTTGCAGGCCGTCGAAGACCCGGTTGAACGGGATCGCTTAGTCGCCCGTCTGCGCGAAGAATACCGGGCGGGATATGATATTTTCAAACTGGCGGGGCAAATGGTGGTGGATGAACTGATCCCACCCCGAGAGCTGCGGAACGAGCTGTTGCGGTATTTTGAGATTTATGCGGACAAGAAGATTTCACTGCCGCCGCGCAAGCACGCGACAATTCTTTAA